The Mobula hypostoma chromosome 8 unlocalized genomic scaffold, sMobHyp1.1 SUPER_8_unloc_13, whole genome shotgun sequence genome window below encodes:
- the LOC134341169 gene encoding chemerin-like receptor 1 — protein sequence MNVTVQEPVSHDGPASSCMPPLNTFTLIVSILTCILGLLGNGLVIYVSMRELRATVNTVWFLSLAVADFTFTLLLPFYITSLTMNHHWPFGRFFCKTYTFLSVLSMYASAFTVTLVSLDRCHSILWPVWSQNHRGLPLARRASLLAWVAATVLSVPTWIYRDVHIDQKTVFCYLNMIHTAEQALLDKIPENDTYHHEVFEELQTRYLSLMVSQVILGFFIPFLIIATSYTLVALRVRIHGRPGHSKPYKVMAAVVLAFVLCLLPLQVLKLLELAYPEHPHPSFLRLGMPLASALAYFNSCLNPILYFAMGRRVHIGLEVKAALRAALGEVSGSSRYSRRDSRSMSLVRETSVTV from the coding sequence ATGAATGTCACTGTCCAGGAACCAGTCAGCCATGATGGGCCAGCATCATCCTGCATGCCACCTCTTAATACCTTCACCCTCATTGTTAGCATCCTGACCTGCATCTTGGGACTACTCGGCAATGGCCTGGTCATCTATGTGAGCATGCGGGAGCTGAGGGCCACGGTGAACACGGTTTGGTTCCTAAGTTTGGCTGTGGCCGACTTCACATTCACCCTCCTACTGCCGTTCTACATCACCTCTCTCACCATGAATCACCACTGGCCCTTCGGTCGCTTCTTCTGTAAGACGTACACCTTCCTCTCGGTCCTCAGCATGTATGCCAGCGCTTTCACTGTCACCTTGGTCAGCCTGGACCGCTGCCACTCCATCCTGTGGCCTGTCTGGTCCCAGAACCACCGGGGACTGCCACTGGCTCGCCGAGCCTCGCTGCTCGCCTGGGTGGCTGCCACTGTTCTGTCTGTCCCCACCTGGATCTATCGGGATGTACATATCGACCAGAAGACCGTCTTCTGTTACCTGAACATGATTCACACTGCTGAGCAGGCCCTTCTGGACAAGATCCCTGAAAACGATACCTACCATCATGAAGTATTTGAAGAGCTGCAGACCAGATATCTTAGCTTGATGGTCTCTCAGGTCATCCTGGGATTCTTCATCCCGTTTCTGATCATTGCCACCTCTTACACCCTGGTTGCGCTGAGGGTCAGGATTCATGGGAGGCCTGGGCACAGCAAGCCCTACAAGGTCATGGCTGCCGTGGTCTTGGCCTTTGTCCTCTGCTTACTCCCCCTGCAGGTGCTCAAGCTTTTGGAACTAGCCTACCCTGAACACCCACACCCCAGTTTCCTGAGACTGGGAATGCCCCTGGCCTCTGCGCTGGCATACTTCAACAGCTGCCTGAACCCCATCCTGTACTTcgcgatgggccgaagggtccaCATTGGCCTTGAGGTGAAGGCAGCACTGCGGGCAGCGCTAGGGGAGGTGTCTGGATCCAGCCGCTACAGTAGGAGGGACAGCAGGTCAATGTCACTGGTCCGGGAAACCAGTGTCACTGTCTGA